The following DNA comes from bacterium.
TAAAGTTTATGTGACGGTGGCGCCGGAACAGGGCAAGGCGAACAAGAAAATGATCGAGCTTTTGGCGGAATATTTCAAAGTATCAAAATCGCAGATTAGGATAATTAAAGGCGAGATGTCGAGGAATAAGATTGTGGAAATTATTGGAATATAAAAATCCGAGCCTAGAAATAGGCTCGGATTTGTCATCCTGAATTTATTTCAGGATCTATAACACATGGATCCCGAAA
Coding sequences within:
- a CDS encoding DUF167 domain-containing protein; its protein translation is MKIICHITPHAKANKVEKQAVLALGGVDANDGELYKVYVTVAPEQGKANKKMIELLAEYFKVSKSQIRIIKGEMSRNKIVEIIGI